In Malus sylvestris chromosome 15, drMalSylv7.2, whole genome shotgun sequence, a single genomic region encodes these proteins:
- the LOC126603004 gene encoding uncharacterized protein LOC126603004 gives MVRERQQTKVMEAIQNYELPSGQGLNQETSLKHASDTRWGSHYGTLVSLVNMFSSVIEVLEMIVDDGVSLDQRGEADILLNLLQSFDFVSSLFLMKEILGITNVLSHALQKKDLDIVSAMALVKACKQQLQAMKDNGWDAWLDEVSSFCGKHDIDIPDMNDIFVARGRLRRRVENLTNLYHYHVDLFIDVINKQLQELNNRFNETSTELLLCVACLSPDDSFSAFDIEKLVRLAEFYPKDFSDMELTLLEDELKNYIFDMRLHNEFSALKGINNLAQKLVETKMDRQYPLMYLLVKLALILPVATASVERAFLVMKIVKNPHRNRMGDQ, from the coding sequence ATGGTTAGAGAAAGACAACAAACCAAAGTTATGGAAGCTATTCAAAATTATGAGCTTCCAAGTGGGCAAGGCTTGAACCAAGAAACTAGTCTTAAACATGCAAGTGATACACGTTGGGGCTCACACTATGGTACCTTGGTAAGCTTGGTTAATATGTTTTCTTCTGTAATTGAGGTGCTTGAGATGATTGTAGATGATGGTGTAAGTCTTGATCAAAGAGGTGAAGCGGATATTTTGTTGAATCTTTTGCAATCTTTTGATTTTGTCTCTAGTCTCTTTctgatgaaagaaatattggGAATCACAAATGTGTTGTCACATGCATTGCAAAAGAAAGATCTCGATATAGTGAGTGCTATGGCTTTAGTCAAAGCATGTAAGCAACAACTACAAGCGATGAAGGATAATGGATGGGATGCTTGGCTTGATGaagtttcttctttttgtggCAAGCATGATATTGATATTCCTGATATGAATGACATCTTTGTAGCTCGAGGGAGGTTACGGCGTAGAGTTGAAAATTTGACAAACCTTTATCACTACCATGTTGATCTCTTTATTGATGTTATTAATAAGCAACTTCAAGAGTTGAACAATCGTTTTAATGAGACAAGTACAGAGTTGCTTCTTTGTGTTGCATGCTTAAGCCCAGATGACTCATTCTCAGCTTTTGACATTGAAAAGTTAGTTCGACTTGCTGAATTTTATCCAAAGGATTTTTCTGATATGGAGCTCACACTTCTTGAAGATGAACTGAAGAATTATATATTTGATATGCGTTTGCATAATGAATTTTCTGCGTTGAAAGGAATTAATAACCTTGCACAAAAGTTGGTGGAGACAAAGATGGATAGACAGTATCCCCTGATGTACTTGCTAGTGAAATTAGCATTGATTTTACCTGTTGCGACTGCTTCAGTTGAAAGAGCTTTTTTGGTGATGAAAATTGTGAAGAATCCACATCGTAATAGGATGGGTGATCAATGA
- the LOC126603003 gene encoding uncharacterized protein LOC126603003, which produces MTVEISNPRVEHQWCNKFFMVGKVLSRKIVKPRIVTSLLKSLWRPKVDMQIMAISGGRFLCVFDMEEALHCVLRGSPWYFGHAPVVLAKVHKDAIPIDVLLCEQEFWIRVHGLPLSLMTRAIGNEIGKVLGQLVAVESRDGLCLREFMCIRVGVDATKPLHRGLLFLLPP; this is translated from the coding sequence ATGACAGTGGAGATTAGTAATCCAAGGGTGGAGCACCAATGGTGCAACAAGTTTTTCATGGTGGGTAAGGTATTGTCGAGAAAAATCGTTAAGCCTAGGATTGTTACAAGTCTGCTTAAGTCGCTTTGGCGGCCTAAAGTGGATATGCAGATTATGGCGATCAGCGGAGGgaggtttttgtgtgttttcgaTATGGAGGAAGCCCTTCATTGTGTGCTACGGGGGAGTCCATGGTATTTTGGACATGCTCCTGTGGTTCTTGCTAAAGTTCATAAAGATGCAATTCCAATAGATGTCCTGTTGTGTGAGCAAGAGTTTTGGATTCGTGTTCATGGCCTACCCTTATCTTTGATGACTAGGGCTATAGGGAATGAGATTGGTAAGGTTTTGGGGCAGCTTGTAGCGGTGGAGAGTCGAGATGGGTTGTGTTTGAGGGAATTTATGTGTATTAGAGTAGGTGTGGATGCGACGAAGCCTCTACACAGGGGCTTGTTGTTCCTCCTACCTCCGTAG
- the LOC126601868 gene encoding uncharacterized protein LOC126601868 yields the protein MSAGMKKSPSNGSEKILSCEEQQAKINEVKKLIGTLPDKLSIYCSDASISRYLRARNWNVKKATKMLKDTLRWRSEYKPEEIPWKEVAREAETGKIYRSNYFDKQGRPVLVMRPRCQNSKSTKGQIKYLVYCMENAVLNLPPGQEQMVWMIDFEGFNMSHISVKVTRETAHVLQNRYPERLGLAILYNPPKFFEPFFSMVKPFLEPKTYNKVRFVYSDDVNTKKIMEDLFDMNKLEAVFGGNDTCGFDLNKYAERMKEDDKKMPTMWTRGNPSLAASEPAVTGAALSLDSLELEPDSDASDNEKTDGSSSQGIEPEVASDHDEPVAASTGNATQGAH from the exons ATGAGTGCGGGAATGAAGAAATCCCCTTCAAATGGTTCTGAGAAGATATTATCATGTGAAGAGCAGCAGGCAAAG ATTAACGAAGTGAAAAAGCTGATAGGAACATTGCCTGATAAGTTGTCCATCTATTGTTCTGATGCCTCCATCTCAAGGTATCTAAGGGCGAGAAACTGGAATGTCAAGAAGGCAACTAAAATGTTAAAAGATACCTTAAGGTGGAGGTCAGAATACAAACCAGAAGAGATTCCTTGG AAAGAGGTAGCTCGTGAAGCGGAAACAGGGAAGATTTACAGATCTAATTATTTTGACAAGCAAGGGAGACCAGTTCTCGTTATGAGACCACGTTGTCAG AACTCAAAGTCAACAAAAGGACAGATTAAATATTTGGTATATTGCATGGAGAATGCTGTTTTAAATCTTCCGCCAGGTCAGGAACAGATGGTTTGGATGATAGACTTTGAAGGTTTCAATATGTCACATATTTCAGTGAAGGTGACACGGGAAACTgcacatgttttacaaaaccgtTATCCAGAACGCCTAGGTCTTGCAATACTGTACAATCCACCCAAGTTTTTTGAACCATTCTTTTCG ATGGTAAAGCCTTTTCTAGAGCCAAAGACTTACAACAAAGTCAGGTTTGTTTACTCGGATGATGTTAACACCAAGAAGATAATGGAGGATCTGTTTGATATGAATAAACTGGAGGCTGTATTCGGGGGAAACGATACTTGTGGTTTTGATCTAAATAAATATGCCGAAAGGATGAAGGAGGATGACAAGAAGATGCCCACAATGTGGACGAGAGGAAACCCTTCTTTGGCTGCTTCCGAACCTGCCGTTACCGGTGCTGCTCTTTCATTGGATTCTCTCGAGTTAGAACCAGATTCCGATGCTTCTGATAATGAGAAAACAGACGGCTCTTCATCCCAGGGGATAGAACCAGAAGTTGCCTCAGACCACGATGAGCCGGTGGCTGCTAGTACTGGAAATGCTACCCAAGGTGCACATTAA
- the LOC126601866 gene encoding uncharacterized protein LOC126601866, whose protein sequence is MGSRGKLLFDLNEPPAEDNEESDSALSFQPQKALPCTNPNTTEVLAVAAVAPRIVNNHAFSHASSVSGFQPFVRPKYAHGSEGDADEKSRDNNPRNTLVSESSNDEDMKPVPSLASASASAPSLEREEGEWSDDAEGSAEAGGSGSLHEQGTTLQVQGKSGGIVGRVSGVAPDSSSCDIKTSEGLKDENSSRTSLGVDNDQNSNSSRNSDGNVKGQASMDCQDEPGLVLKQDKVKGIEATHALKCANNPMKRKMNQQNEAKLGKKRNRQTMFLNLDDVKQAGTVKSSTPRRQNFPTPVTTRTLKEVRTITAPADRNGEKQSQLMIKDQKQVDVLCNGGTAAESSDSKFESNGDVNYGSLSRTRRQNGDNDPSAEVLPLIPRQSSWKQPTDTRQLKNSQVANRKPALITQSSMDSKSGNKKLLLAKKQTTVSNTYQDTSVERLIREVTNEKIWHHPGETDLQCVTEKFESVEEYVRVFEPLLFEECRAQLYSTWEELTEGVSRDAHITVRVRSIERRERGWYDVIVLPVSECKWTFKEGDVAILSTPRPGSVRSKRNNSSAEGDEEPEITGRVAGTVRRHMPIDTRDPPGAILHFYVGDDSNSLVDDEHVLRKLQPKGIWYLTVLGSLATTQREYVALHAFRRLNMQMQAAILRPSPEHFPKYEQQSPVMPECFTPNFVDHLHRTFNGPQLSAIQWAAMHTAAGTSGGKRQDPWPFTLVQGPPGTGKTHTVWGMLNVIHLVQYQQYYTSLLKKLAPESYKQNSESNVDNVATGSIDEVLQNMDQNLLRTLPKLCPKPRMLVCAPSNAATDELLARVLDRGFIDGEMKVYRPDVARVGVDSQTRAAQAVSVERRTEQLLVKNREEVLGWMHQLRLREAQLSVQISHLQRELTVAAAAVRSQGSVGVDPDVLVARDQNRDELLQNLAAVVESRDKTLVELSRLFILDSKFRAGGNFNLEEARANLEASFANEAEIVFTTVSSSGRKLFSRLSHGFDMVVIDEAAQASEVGVLPPLSLGAARCVLVGDPQQLPATVISKAAGTLLYSRSLFERFQQAKCPTMLLSVQYRMHPQIRDFPSKYFYQGRLTDSESVANLPDETYHKDPLLRPYVFFDISHGRESHRGGSVSYQNIHEAQFCVRLYEHLQKSLKALGLGKVSVGIITPYKLQLKCLQREFEDILNSEEGKDIYINTVDAFQGQERDVIIMSCVRASTHGVGFVADIRRMNVALTRARRALWVMGNASALMQCDDWAALITDAKARNCFMDIETLPKEFRVPRVPSYAQLPGKPSNMRGFRSAGPRHRSMDMHKESRSGTPAEDDEKLGASVVSRNGSYRPMKPPFENSLDDFDQSGDKSRDAWQYGIQKKHGPAGVIGRRDI, encoded by the exons ATGGGTTCTCGAGGAAAGTTGTTATTTGATCTCAATGAACCCCCTGCTGAGGATAATGAAGAGAGTGATAGTGCCCTCAGCTTCCAGCCGCAAAAGGCACTTCCTTGTACAAATCCCAACACTACTGAAGTGCTTGCAGTAGCAGCCGTTGCACCAAGAATTGTTAATAATCATGCTTTTTCACATGCATCGTCTGTGTCAGGTTTTCAACCTTTTGTTCGGCCTAAATACGCTCACGGCTCTGAAGGTGATGCTGACGAGAAGTCAAGAGATAATAATCCCAGAAATACATTAGTATCTGAATCAAGTAATGATGAGGACATGAAACCTGTACCATCTTTAGCTTCTGCTTCCGCAAGTGCTCCATCTCtggaaagagaagaaggagagtGGTCTGATGATGCTGAGGGATCTGCTGAAGCAGGTGGAAGTGGCAGTTTGCATGAACAGGGTACCACTTTACAAGTACAAGGAAAATCGGGAGGGATTGTTGGACGTGTTTCTGGTGTTGCTCCAGATAGTAGTTCTTGCGATATTAAAACTTCAGAAGGTCTCAAGGATGAGAATAGCAGTCGTACATCTTTAGGAGTAGATAATGATCAGAATAGTAACAGTAGCCGCAACTCAGACGGCAATGTCAAAGGTCAGGCATCCATGGATTGTCAGGACGAGCCTGGCTTGGTTTTGAAACAAGACAAAGTTAAGGGCATTGAAGCAACCCATGCACTCAAGTGTGCAAATAATCcaatgaagaggaagatgaacCAACAGAATGAAGCAAAGCTGGGAAAGAAACGAAACAGACAGACAATGTTCCTTAATTTGGATGATGTTAAGCAAGCTGGCACTGTCAAAAGTTCAACACCAAGAAGACAGAACTTTCCCACACCCGTTACAACTCGCACTTTGAAGGAGGTTCGTACCATTACTGCACCTGCAGATCGCAATGGGGAAAAGCAGTCACAGTTGATGATTAAGGACCAGAAACAAGTTGATGTTTTATGTAATGGAGGGACTGCTGCAGAGTCCAGTGATTCCAAGTTTGAATCTAATGGGGATGTTAATTATGGATCCCTATCTAGGACGAGAAGGCAAAATGGTGACAATGATCCTTCTGCGGAGGTCTTACCACTAATTCCAAGACAGAGTTCATGGAAGCAGCCCACGGATACAAGGCAACTGAAGAATTCACAGGTTGCTAATAGGAAGCCAGCTTTGATCACTCAAAGCTCCATGGATTCCAAATCTGGAAACAAGAAACTTCTTCTTGCCAAGAAGCAAACGACAGTCAGTAACACATACCAAGACACATCAGTTGAGCGTCTTATACGGGAGGTCACTAACGAGAAGATTTGGCATCACCCAG GGGAGACTGACCTCCAATGTGTTACTGAAAAGTTTGAATCTGTTGAGGAGTATGTTAGAGTATTTGAACCACTTCTGTTTGAGGAATGCCGGGCACAGCTTTACAGCACCTGGGAGGAATTAACTGAGGGTGTTTCTAGAGATGCTCATATAACTGTTCGTGTAAGAAGCATTGAAAGGAGAGAAAGAG GGTGGTATGATGTAATTGTCCTTCCAGTAAGTGAATGCAAGTGGACATTTAAGGAGGGTGATGTTGCAATTCTTTCAACTCCCCGGCCTGGATCAG TCAGATCCAAAAGGAACAATTCTTCAGCTGAGGGTGACGAGGAGCCTGAAATCACTGGGCGTGTGGCTGGTACTGTCCGGCGACATATGCCTATCGATACTCGTGATCCCCCAGGAGCGATCCTTCATTTTTATGTTGGGGATGATTCTAATAG CTTGGTTGATGATGAACATGTTCTAAGAAAGCTACAGCCCAAAGGAATTTGGTATTTAACTGTTCTTGGTTCTCTAGCAACCACCCAGCGAGAGTATGTTGCACTGCATGCATTTCGTCGTCTAAATATGCAG ATGCAAGCAGCAATTCTTCGGCCCAGTCCTGAACACTTTCCAAAATACGAGCAGCAGTCCCCTGTTATGCCGGAATGCTTCACACCAAATTTCGTTGATCATTTGCATAGGACCTTTAATGGACCCCAGCTATCAGCAATCCAGTGGGCTGCAATGCACACAGCTGCTGGTACAAGTGGTGGAAAGAGGCAAGATCCATGGCCTTTTACACTTGTTCAAGGACCTCCTGGAACTGGTAAGACACACACAGTCTGGGGAATGCTAAATGTCATCCATCTGGTTCAGTATCAGCAGTACTACACTTCTTTGCTTAAGAAACTAGCACCCGAAAGCTATAAGCAAAATAGTGAGAGCAACGTTGATAATGTTGCTACGGGATCAATAGATGAGGTTCTTCAGAACATGGACCAGAATCTCCTTAGAACACTACCCAAGCTCTGTCCAAAGCCTAGAATGTTAGTTTGCGCCCCTTCTAATGCTGCAACTGATGAGCTTCTTGCCCGTGTTCTTGACCGGGGATTCATTGATGGTGAGATGAAAGTTTATCGGCCTGATGTAGCCCGAGTAGGTGTTGACTCACAGACACGTGCTGCCCAGGCAGTATCTGTTGAGCGGAGAACTGAACAGCTTCTGGTCAAGAATCGTGAGGAAGTTTTAGGGTGGATGCATCAGTTGAGACTTCGTGAAGCGCAGTTGTCTGTGCAGATATCGCATCTTCAAAGAGAACTTACTGTTGCAGCAGCTGCTGTCCGTTCACAAGGATCGGTTGGTGTTGATCCTGATGTTTTGGTGGCTCGGGACCAGAATCGAGATGAATTGCTGCAGAATCTTGCTGCTGTGGTTGAAAGCAGGGATAAAACTCTAGTTGAGCTGTCTCGCCTGTTTATTTTAGATAGCAAGTTTCGTGCTGGTGGCAATTTCAACTTGGAAGAAGCTCGAGCGAATCTTGAGGCTAGTTTTGCCAATGAGGCTGAGATTGTTTTCACTACTGTCTCAAGCAGTGGTCGCAAGCTGTTTTCGCGTCTTTCTCATGGGTTTGATATGGTTGTGATTGATGAGGCAGCCCAAGCCAGTGAAGTGGGAGTTCTTCCGCCCCTTTCTCTTGGTGCTGCACGATGTGTTCTTGTTGGGGATCCTCAGCAGCTTCCTGCCACAGTTATTAGCAAGGCTGCTGGAACCTTGTTATACAGTAGAAGTCTGTTCGAAAGATTCCAACAAGCAAAATGTCCAACAATGTTGTTATCTGTGCAGTATAGGATGCACCCTCAAATACGTGATtttccttcaaagtacttctACCAAGGACGCCTTACTGACAGTGAAAGTGTTGCTAATTTACCCGATGAAACCTACCACAAGGACCCTTTACTTAGACCTTACGTTTTTTTTGACATTTCCCATGGGCGGGAATCCCACAGAGGGGGATCAGTCTCTTATCAGAACATACATGAAGCTCAGTTTTGTGTTCGTTTGTATGAGCATCTTCAGAAGTCCTTGAAAGCGTTGGGGTTGGGGAAAGTTTCTGTTGGCATAATCACACCATATAAACTGCAACTCAAATGCCTCCAACGTGAGTTTGAGGATATTTTAAATTCAGAAGAAGGGAAGGATATATATATTAACACCGTAGATGCTTTCCAAGGCCAAGAGCGTGATGTGATTATCATGTCCTGTGTGCGTGCTTCAACTCATGGTGTTGGTTTTGTGGCAGACATCCGCCGTATGAATGTAGCTCTTACTCGTGCAAGAAGGGCTCTTTGG GTCATGGGGAATGCAAGTGCCTTAATGCAGTGTGACGATTGGGCTGCATTGATTACTGATGCCAAAGCCAGGAACTGTTTTATGGACATAGAGACTCTTCCCAAAGAATTTCGGGTACCAAGGGTACCTTCTTATGCTCAATTACCAGGAAAGCCTTCTAATATGAGGGGTTTCAGGTCTGCTGGACCAAGGCATAGATCAATGGATATGCACAAGGAATCCAGGTCAGGAACACCAGCAGAAGATGATGAGAAGTTGGGTGCATCAGTAGTTTCTAGGAATGGAAGTTACCGGCCTATGAAACCTCCATTTGAGAATTCCTTGGACGACTTTGATCAATCAGGTGATAAATCTAGAGATGCCTGGCAATATGGCATACAGAAGAAGCATGGTCCTGCTGGGGTTATTGGAAGGAGAGACATCTAG
- the LOC126601867 gene encoding 2,3-bisphosphoglycerate-dependent phosphoglycerate mutase 1-like: MAAAAAAFHQSIGTPHSVGHVNNSGLHQELAKSSVRFISKGFEIDIGLSKRGCYISSKRNVSVIRASASQASVIDIVSSPSHTKANDSRKKSNEAALILIRHGESLWNEKNLFTGCVDVPLSKKGVEEAIEAGKRISNIPVDMIYTSALIRAQMTAMLAMTQHRRKKVPVIMHNESERARAWSQIFSEDTLKQTIPVVADWRLNERMYGELQGLNKQETADRYGKEQVHEWRRSYDIPPPNGESLEMCAQRAVAYFKDQIEPQLLAGKNVMIAAHGNSLRSIIMYLDKLTSQEVISLELSTGIPMLYISKEGKFIRRGSPSGPAEAGVYAYTKNLALYRQKLDEMVH; encoded by the exons atggctgctgctgctgctgcatttCACCAAAGCATTGGGACTCCTCACTCTGTTGGGCATGTTAATAATTCCGGCCTGCATCAAGAGCTTGCGAAAAGCTCAGTGAGGTTCATTTCAAAGggttttgagattgatattggGCTGTCAAAAAGAGGATGCTACATCTCTTCCAAGAGAAACGTTAGTGTAATTCGAGCCTCAGCTTCCCAGGCTTCAGTGATTGATATAGTTTCATCTCCCTCACATACCAAAGCCAATGATTCTCGGAAAAAGTCTA ATGAAGCAGCTTTGATTTTGATTAGGCATGGTGAGTCACTGTGGAACGAAAAGAACTTGTTCACAGGCTGTGTTGATGTCCCTCTGAGCAAGAAGGGTGTAGAAGAGGCAATTGAAGCTGGCAAGAGGATCAGCAACATACCTGTCGACATGATCTATACATCTGCACTGATTCGTGCACAGATGACTGCCATGCTTGCCATGACACAGCACCGTCGGAAGAAG GTCCCAGTTATAATGCATAACGAGAGTGAACGGGCTAGGGCATGGAGTCAGATTTTCAGTGAAGACACATTAAAGCAAACCATTCCTGTTGTAGCAGATTGGCGATTGAATGAAAGAAT GTATGGGGAATTACAGGGTCTTAATAAGCAGGAAACAGCAGACAGATATGGGAAGGAACAAGTTCATGAGTGGCGTCGGAGTTATGACATTCCTCCTCCCAATGGCGAGAGTTTGGAAATGTGCGCTCAAAGAGCTGTTGCTtatttcaaagatcaa ATTGAACCCCAACTGTTAGCTGGGAAGAATGTTATGATTGCTGCCCACGGGAATTCGCTGAGATCCATAATCATGTATCTTGACAAACTGACTTCTCAAGAG GTTATTAGTTTGGAACTATCAACTGGAATTCCTATGCTTTACATTTCCAAAGAGGGAAAGTTCATTCGGAGGGGAAGTCCTTCGGGACCTGCTGAGGCTGGGGTTTATGCCTACACTAAG AATTTGGCTCTTTACAGGCAGAAGTTAGATGAGATGGTTCATTAG